A region of the Meles meles chromosome 18, mMelMel3.1 paternal haplotype, whole genome shotgun sequence genome:
AGCCAGTACttggctttttcctttgtttcctctcCCAGAACTGTTGCTGGCTGGAAGCAGAGTGAAGTGGACATTTTCCTCCATCTCTCTTTTAGTAGGAGAGGCTCAGGCtgactctgtttcttttcctttcccagaaTCATTGCAATGATGAGTCCAGAGGACAGCTGGGTCTCGAAGTGGCAGCGAGTCAGTAAGTATCTCCCTTTCTCCTTACCCTGGCCTGCTTGTTGTTGCTGCCTGCTGGGTCTGGTGGGGGAGCCTTAAATCAGGGGTAAGTTGCCACAGAATGAAACAGGTGGGGTTGTAGGAAACAGGAGGAAAGTGTCCTGTCCCCGTCACTTAACATCGGAGCCAAAAGAAGTGATTGCTCTTCTCTTGGAGTTGCagcattcctttcctttttagcTTAAACCTCCATTTGGTCTTTAGGCTTAATTCACTCTCACTGccatctctcttcttctctcgTAGGTAACTTTAAGCCAGGTGTGTATGCAGTGTCGGTCACTGGTCGCCTTCCCCAAGGTAATAATAATCATGATAGCAGCCAGTGTTCACTTGCTTCGCCACGCTCTGTGGAGGTCCTTTCTGTGACTACACGCTAGTCCTCACGACTCTGTGaggcaactgaggcacagagaggttaaataatttgcccaaggtcatcctGCTAGGAGTGAGCTAGAATGTGAATCCAGGCATTTTGACCCCAGAACCCTTGGTTTTAGCGACTACAGTGTGTAGTCTTCCTTCTCATTCTTATCAAGCCATTGCCAAACACGTGCCTGGATCTTCAGTGGTAACAAGCCAGCCAAGCAGGACTGTTGATGAGCTATGTAGGAAGGAACTCCATTTTGCTTAGGAacaccttcctttctctctttcccgcCCCGCCACCAAAGTGGTAGTAGAGAGACCTTTCTTATCCTCTGGAATATTCCTCCCTCACAGAGCTGTTTCTTTTCCTGCTGCAGGAATCGTGCGAGAGCTGAAAAGTCGAGGAGTGGCCTACAAATCCAGAGACACAGCTATAAAGACCTAGCAAGATACTTGGGTGCCAGCATCTTCGCTCCCCACCTCCTGCATCTGCTTATTTTTTGTTATGGAACTAAATGGACAGAGCTTCAGAGACTTTCCCCCTCCAACTCTGAGACTCAGCAGACTGTTGAGAGAACACGGCGTGTCCCTGAGCCATTTTACCTTTGGactgctggtgggggtggggtggtttgAGCTGGTGGATTAACAGAGACTGACTTGAATGGGGGGTAGGAGACCTGTTTTTTGCCCTTACCCATGAGTAGGACTCTGGGTCAGATGCCAATAAACATGACCTCCTAGGAAAGTTCTTAAACCCATAACAGATGCCTTGCCTCCTCCTTTTTACCTGGGCACAGGAAGAACTTCCTAACTCTGTAAGCACTTTCCTGCAGCAACAGAAGCCCTCCAGCTCCCCAATACCCATCTTGCAGCCTTCCGAAGTTGCAGCCTTTCTAGTGTGCTTCCTTGGATCTTGTTGGAAGGTCTGCAGTCCTCTGAGTCTAGGCAGCCCCATCAGGCTGGTAGTCCTGGCATCTGGGGGTTGCAGGCTTGCTCTAGACCTGGCACAGCAAGTGTCTTGAAAGAAAGTCTGAGGCTTCTCAGTATTCTTTGCCTGTTGACCATATTTATTACTACTCttccccctccatttttttccttctttttactgTTCTTCCTCCACCTTAGGCCAGTGTGTGGCCCATGACCCTCCCTTGCCCACCTACACACATTCTGCTGTGTTTCTCCAGCTGGAGACCCTCAGGTGGCTGCTGGGTCTTGGTCCAGTTAGTTTATGCCTTTGTAGGAGTtgggcccctcccctgcccctctggcCTAGTAGGGGGTTTGATACCAGGTTGTTGGTCAGGTGAGTTATTTGttttagaatgaaaaatttaccagaaattcttaatttaatcTCCACAAAGAATCCTATTGGTATCCCCATATTGATTTCCTAGGTTTCTtgttctccatctgtaaaatgataacATCCTGTTTACTTAGTTTTGTTATTACAAAAACGAAGCAATGTGAAAATTCTGAAACTTAGGttttatgaaaagtaaaattCATCTACTCTCTTTTTAATAGCCGTTCTTTAATGTATACAGTAAGGGCACAGTGAATCAAATAGTGGGAGAAATGCTGAAAACCACTGCTGCAGAATGAGCTCCTGACTCATTAGCGGAGGTGCCTCCACTAGGACTCTGCCCGTAGCCACCTGGTGTTGCTAGTGAGTCAGTGCCTCTTGTTCCTGCGGCATGGACTgtgtgggaaggagagagaggagctgatttgtgggaaggagggagaggagctgaTTCTCCAGTGACCCCCCGCCGCTCCCACCCCTGTCCTTGTCTGCTCAGAGGCCCCTGTGAGGGCAGATGGAAGTGGCCCAGGATGCTTGTGTCACTCACAGATCCTCCTCAGACCAGAACCGTTTTGCTGATGCCCTCAAGCTCTGAAGGAACGGTCCGTTAACCCCAGTTTCAGctgtttttaaaggatttctcCAGCCCAGCAAACTGAAAGAGCTCAAGGGGTGGTGGTTTCTATTCAATTTCAGTCTGAAAGGATCCTTGGGAAGTAGCCCCACCAGGCCAGCCTTACGATCTGGAGAGAAGTGGGTTTCAGCAAGAGTGCCTAGGCCCCGCAGCCAACACCCAACTTTCACTGGCTTTTCTCAAAAAGTCCCTTGGAAATCCCCAGCTGCTGTCCTGCATGTCTGACCCGGACGTGGCTGCTCGGTGAGAATGGAAACagttgtggggaggggaggcaagagGAGCTATACACAAATAACCACACTCAGGCTTGCCTCAGCCCCATACTGAGCTGACGACCTAACTGTTAGCCTTGCAGGAAGCGAAAGACACAGGCCCGgagggttgtgggggaggggtgcccagTTGTGGGACCGGGTGTCACAGACTCGGTGCCAAGTGGGCTCTGCCTGGAAGCTGCTTCTCAGTTCGCTTTCTTGCTGTTTCTGGTCCTGGAAGCTGCTTATGGTGCTGCCCGGCAGCCCAGACAGGCTATAAGGTGCTAGAGTTCACCCACTGCAGGGAACCCAATGAAATTGCAAGAGGGACTTCTGGTTCTTAAAGGCTTCCCAGGACGGAGGGGCACTATGCGGACAAGGAGGTCTCAGCTACTGCTGCCCTGCATCACACATCCTTGAGGGCCATGCCCTGCTCCTTGCGCCTGCCAGAGGTTCAGCCCCATTCTGACCGTGGAGGTCCCACACCTACCCAGGGTCTTGGTCTCCTGCTCAGTCGTTGGGCTTCCCTACTTCAGAAAGGCAAGGCTCCTCCTCCTTAGTTCCACAATCACAGATGCGAGCCAGGCTAGTGACCAGGCTGCCCTCCCTTGTCTGCTTACTTCTTGTTCTCTGCTTCCCACCCACTACTGCCTgttgggttaaaaaaataaaaacagactcagTAGCGGTTCGTTGCTGAATGTGGCCTCCGTTCCTAGGCAACCATTGGTGGCTAGGGTCAGAACGAGGGTCGGAACATTCTGGCTTTAGAGGGGAGCTGTTTCGGAAGAGTAATGGGGATGAGCTGGGGGAGAGTAAGCTCAGGCTGGACTCTTTAGGTTTGGCCTATTTCCTCTGGGCATGGCCACGCTTTCTCACTCCAAGCCTGTCTATAACCTGCCATTCAATCCTCATGTCTCCTTCCTGACACCAGATCCTGTGAGTGCGTAAAACAGGTACGTAATGTTGAAGCACAGGGTAGTATCTTACTTTGGAAGTCTGCTTCATGTTTATTAGTAAAACCTTtaatttaaatgacattttactGTTGACAAAAGGGCTTTCATGTCCATTATCTGATTTGATCTTCACGAAACCCCTGTATCATAGTTAACATCCTTATGTCGTGATGAAGAGACTAAGGGTCAAAGTTAAAAATGACTTGGCCATGATCAAGAAGTAGAACCTGAACTCAAGAAATGCGTTGCTCACACCCAATTTAGGGCTGCTAACTCATTC
Encoded here:
- the SUPT4H1 gene encoding transcription elongation factor SPT4, which codes for MALETVPKDLRHLRACLLCSLVKTIDQFEYDGCDNCDAYLQMKGNREMVYDCTSSSFDGIIAMMSPEDSWVSKWQRVSNFKPGVYAVSVTGRLPQGIVRELKSRGVAYKSRDTAIKT